In Rana temporaria chromosome 3, aRanTem1.1, whole genome shotgun sequence, a single window of DNA contains:
- the PHLDA1 gene encoding pleckstrin homology-like domain family A member 1: MLESSCKVMKEGVLEKRSDGLLQLWKKKRCLLTEEGLLLIPPKQLEQHSPPPEPARIKELHFSNMKTVDCVERKGKYVYFTVVMAEGREIDFRCPQDEGWNAEITLQMVHYKNRQAILAVKSTRQKQQHLVQQHGHRIRSSSNSA; encoded by the coding sequence ATGTTGGAGAGTAGCTGTAAGGTGATGAAGGAGGGAGTCTTGGAGAAGAGGAGTGATGGTTTGCTGCAGCTGTGGAAGAAGAAGCGCTGTCTGCTGACCGAGGAAGGATTGCTCCTCATCCCTCCTAAACAGCTGGAGCAGCACAGTCCTCCGCCCGAGCCGGCCCGCATCAAGGAGCTGCACTTCTCCAATATGAAGACGGTGGACTGTGTGGAGCGGAAAGGCAAGTACGTGTACTTCACGGTGGTGATGGCCGAGGGCCGGGAGATTGATTTTCGGTGCCCGCAGGACGAGGGCTGGAATGCGGAGATCACCCTGCAGATGGTGCATTATAAGAACAGACAAGCCATCCTGGCCGTGAAATCTACCCGACAGAAGCAACAACATCTGGTGCAGCAGCATGGACATCGGATCAGGAGCAGCTCCAACTCGGCATAG